From the Priestia koreensis genome, one window contains:
- a CDS encoding YhgE/Pip domain-containing protein translates to MRVFSLFKAEMGALVAKKGLLISVIVALLVPVVYGGILLSPNWGPYDNLSNLPVAVVNNDQGAETDGETINAGKDLVSNLQEEKNLGWKFVDSDEAKSGLKSLKYYMVIEIPKDFSKKVTSVLSTDPQKPELKYVQNEGLNFMAAQVTKSATDQIREKLSNQITEKYVKNMFGSLKDVSDGFQTAADGSVKLNGGTADLFKGTTTLLESLTNKSGEISKLATGTKELEKGTGQMYQSLSSKQNDITKLANGSAELNNGLEQMLQSLTAKQGDIKKLADGTSELEKGTDQMLQSLTAKQEDIKRLADGSQALKNGTGELLTSLKGGSENIKALASGSQAINEGTKLLLNSLKENQQGVKDLASGSKLLSEKVPELKKGTSDVLKGLQQTQGALKEKVLPVSQQVASGIGEVATQSQVLGDNLKQLSTDLQVFFKAHPELQGDPSFQKIVGTGNALSAAANNPDNKAKLERLKQGANGIAAALTEHEVPSDSSVADGLKKLVQGQKSIDDGVGALNEKIPQLAAGTEKVAAGWNTMVDKVGELQSGTAKIAAGNDVVNKGWGSMVDGVTKLDSGAGLVSTGNASVNEGWQTLKGATAKIHDGQVQVRDGNADVNTGWKKLTDGTIKLHDGSGQVSNGNADVAKGWKVLTEGANTIHLGTMQVSEGNEKVNNGWGDLTSGVTRLNDGAQKLNGGSFELASGLKDGAAKTSSLKALDEKNYNMFASPVKLKSEKIFNFPHYRDSTSPYVLTLALFVGILIMSMFMNFKRPQDVSAAAWFGAKFMNLSVFAIAQALLLSIVAMVLAINVENPAGFVLFTIFVSIVFSAIVSFFASLGIIGRFLALAFVVLQLSITGANLPIDMLPANMRALSEFLPFTYSIAGFKSVLNLDAPGAALYNASVLCIYLAVFALLAFVVIMVSGRQYKVEENVPGEFRA, encoded by the coding sequence ATGAGGGTTTTTAGTTTATTCAAGGCAGAAATGGGAGCATTAGTGGCAAAGAAAGGGCTGTTAATCTCTGTTATTGTTGCCTTGCTTGTGCCGGTCGTTTATGGGGGAATACTACTATCTCCAAATTGGGGACCATATGACAATTTGTCCAATTTGCCAGTAGCAGTAGTGAACAACGATCAGGGAGCAGAGACAGATGGAGAAACGATCAACGCAGGAAAGGATCTAGTTTCAAACTTGCAAGAGGAAAAGAATCTTGGATGGAAATTTGTTGATTCTGATGAAGCGAAAAGTGGTTTGAAAAGCTTGAAGTACTACATGGTCATTGAGATACCCAAGGATTTCTCTAAGAAGGTAACCTCTGTGCTTTCGACAGATCCTCAAAAGCCCGAATTGAAGTATGTACAGAATGAAGGATTAAACTTTATGGCAGCACAGGTAACCAAGAGTGCAACAGATCAGATTAGAGAAAAGCTCTCCAATCAGATTACTGAGAAGTATGTGAAGAACATGTTTGGCAGCTTGAAGGACGTATCTGACGGATTTCAGACGGCCGCTGACGGTTCGGTGAAACTGAATGGAGGAACCGCTGATTTATTCAAAGGTACGACCACACTTTTGGAATCGCTTACAAATAAATCGGGTGAAATTTCAAAGCTTGCTACGGGTACTAAGGAACTTGAAAAAGGAACCGGACAGATGTACCAGTCCTTATCTAGTAAGCAAAACGATATTACGAAATTAGCCAATGGTTCCGCAGAGCTCAACAATGGGCTTGAGCAAATGTTACAGTCATTGACCGCCAAGCAAGGAGATATAAAAAAGCTTGCTGACGGTACAAGTGAACTTGAAAAAGGAACTGACCAAATGCTACAGTCATTAACGGCCAAGCAGGAGGACATTAAACGCCTTGCTGACGGTTCACAGGCTCTTAAAAATGGAACAGGAGAGCTCTTAACTTCCCTAAAAGGAGGTTCAGAAAATATCAAAGCGTTAGCCTCAGGGTCTCAAGCTATAAACGAGGGAACAAAATTGCTGCTTAATTCTCTAAAAGAAAATCAGCAGGGTGTGAAGGATTTGGCATCTGGCTCGAAATTGCTGAGCGAAAAGGTACCGGAATTAAAAAAAGGGACCTCTGACGTTTTAAAAGGCTTGCAACAAACGCAAGGAGCCCTGAAAGAAAAAGTATTACCTGTAAGTCAGCAAGTTGCATCTGGAATTGGTGAGGTTGCCACGCAGTCGCAAGTGCTTGGAGATAATCTAAAACAATTATCCACCGATCTGCAGGTGTTTTTTAAAGCGCATCCTGAATTGCAGGGAGACCCTAGTTTCCAAAAGATTGTAGGGACAGGGAATGCTTTATCTGCTGCTGCAAATAATCCGGATAACAAAGCAAAGTTAGAAAGATTAAAACAAGGCGCGAATGGTATAGCTGCAGCGCTTACTGAACACGAAGTTCCTAGTGATTCATCAGTTGCAGATGGATTAAAAAAGCTAGTTCAAGGTCAAAAATCAATTGACGATGGTGTAGGGGCTTTGAATGAAAAAATCCCACAACTAGCAGCAGGGACTGAAAAAGTTGCAGCTGGTTGGAACACGATGGTAGATAAAGTTGGTGAACTTCAGTCAGGAACTGCAAAGATCGCAGCTGGAAATGACGTTGTAAATAAAGGCTGGGGGTCGATGGTGGACGGAGTTACAAAGCTTGATTCCGGAGCAGGGCTTGTCTCAACTGGTAATGCATCAGTTAATGAAGGATGGCAAACCTTAAAAGGGGCCACTGCTAAAATTCATGATGGTCAAGTTCAGGTGAGAGATGGAAATGCAGATGTTAACACTGGATGGAAGAAGCTTACGGATGGTACGATTAAGCTTCATGACGGATCTGGTCAAGTCAGTAATGGAAATGCAGACGTAGCCAAAGGATGGAAAGTGCTCACAGAAGGTGCTAACACAATCCATTTAGGAACGATGCAAGTAAGTGAGGGAAATGAAAAAGTAAACAATGGTTGGGGAGATTTAACTTCTGGTGTCACCCGCCTAAATGACGGTGCTCAAAAACTGAATGGTGGTTCATTTGAGCTTGCTTCTGGATTGAAAGATGGAGCAGCGAAAACAAGTAGTCTAAAAGCTCTTGATGAGAAAAATTACAATATGTTTGCTTCACCAGTGAAATTAAAAAGCGAAAAGATTTTTAATTTCCCACATTATCGTGATTCAACATCTCCTTATGTATTAACTCTTGCGTTATTTGTAGGCATTTTAATCATGTCGATGTTTATGAATTTTAAAAGACCACAGGACGTTTCAGCAGCCGCTTGGTTTGGTGCAAAATTTATGAACTTGTCTGTTTTCGCCATTGCACAAGCTCTGTTGCTTTCAATTGTTGCTATGGTGTTGGCAATAAATGTTGAAAACCCAGCAGGATTTGTACTATTCACTATTTTTGTAAGTATTGTATTCTCTGCAATTGTGAGTTTCTTTGCATCACTTGGCATCATCGGAAGATTTCTTGCCCTCGCATTCGTTGTACTTCAGCTTTCCATTACGGGTGCAAACTTGCCAATCGATATGCTCCCAGCTAACATGAGGGCTTTGAGCGAATTCCTTCCATTTACGTACAGTATTGCAGGCTTTAAATCTGTACTAAATTTAGATGCGCCAGGAGCAGCATTATACAACGCAAGTGTTCTCTGTATCTATCTTGCTGTATTTGCTCTTCTCGCATTTGTCGTGATCATGGTAAGCGGAAGACAATACAAGGTAGAAGAAAATGTACCAGGGGAATTCAGAGCATAA
- a CDS encoding B3/B4 domain-containing protein, translated as MEILLTNHIKTLIPNFIVSVIRYQGITVSTSPQMIQGRLRLFQESIFFELQDQSVTSVPEIAEWRQLFKQSGTDPSKYRPSIESLYRRIQKQTYLPTVNSAVDINNFFSLQYKIPIGIYDLNNLKGDVVIDIGGESDSYIGLNNRDLTLSNKIISRDEIGAFGSPYVDSNRSPVDHTTTDAIQILYLPPSIDRGEANKLTASLENMFLQIHGGEATHKIVD; from the coding sequence GTGGAAATTTTACTCACTAATCATATTAAAACACTAATTCCTAATTTTATTGTATCTGTGATCCGATATCAAGGGATTACCGTTTCTACTTCTCCACAAATGATACAAGGACGTTTACGCTTATTCCAGGAATCTATTTTCTTTGAACTTCAAGACCAAAGCGTTACATCTGTACCAGAAATAGCTGAATGGAGACAGCTATTTAAACAGTCAGGTACAGATCCATCCAAATATCGTCCTTCTATAGAATCTCTATACCGTAGAATTCAAAAACAAACGTACCTACCAACCGTTAACTCTGCGGTTGACATTAATAACTTTTTTTCGCTTCAATACAAAATCCCAATTGGCATATATGACCTTAACAATCTAAAAGGCGACGTTGTAATTGATATTGGTGGTGAGAGTGATTCATATATTGGTTTAAATAATCGTGATCTTACATTAAGCAATAAAATTATTTCTCGTGACGAAATTGGTGCTTTTGGAAGTCCTTATGTCGATTCCAATCGATCACCTGTTGACCATACAACAACAGACGCCATTCAAATTCTCTATTTACCTCCTTCGATTGATAGAGGTGAGGCAAACAAGCTTACGGCCTCTCTAGAAAACATGTTTCTCCAAATTCATGGTGGTGAAGCTACACATAAGATCGTAGACTAA
- the queG gene encoding tRNA epoxyqueuosine(34) reductase QueG, whose protein sequence is MNMLQLKQQIIDYSKEIGIDKIGFASASPFIELKDRLYQQQELNYQSGFEEPDIEKRTTPELLVPKARSIIAIALAYPSKMKDAPRSTKSERRGIFCRASWGRDYHDVLREKLKLLEEFVQEIAPDVMTKSMVDTGELSDRAVAERAGIGWSAKNCSIITPEFGSYVYLGEIVTNLPLEPDSPIEDRCGTCNKCVEACPTDALVTGGQLNSNRCIAFLTQTKGMLAEEFRDKLGNRLYGCDTCQTVCPENKGKDFHLHPEMEPDPEVAKPLLKPLLTISNRDFKETYGHVSGSWRGKKPIQRNAIIALAHFKDETAVPDLLNLLKDDPRPVIRGTAAWALAKIAPAHIEEKLQEATVREKDEEVLLELEKALARLEQ, encoded by the coding sequence ATGAATATGTTGCAGTTGAAGCAGCAGATTATTGACTACAGTAAGGAAATTGGGATAGATAAGATTGGCTTTGCGAGTGCTTCTCCGTTTATTGAATTGAAAGATCGTCTGTATCAGCAGCAGGAACTAAATTATCAGTCAGGGTTTGAGGAACCGGATATCGAAAAGAGAACTACCCCGGAGCTATTAGTACCAAAAGCACGCTCTATTATTGCCATTGCACTGGCATACCCATCTAAAATGAAAGATGCACCTCGAAGTACAAAAAGTGAGCGAAGAGGTATTTTTTGTCGTGCTTCTTGGGGACGTGATTATCATGATGTATTAAGGGAGAAGCTAAAGTTGCTAGAAGAGTTTGTACAGGAAATCGCTCCTGATGTTATGACGAAGTCTATGGTAGACACAGGAGAACTTTCAGACCGAGCAGTAGCAGAAAGAGCGGGGATCGGCTGGAGCGCTAAGAATTGTTCGATCATTACCCCAGAGTTTGGTTCTTACGTTTATTTGGGGGAGATTGTAACGAACCTTCCACTTGAGCCTGACAGCCCGATAGAAGACCGCTGCGGCACGTGTAATAAATGCGTCGAAGCCTGTCCAACTGATGCACTAGTAACCGGAGGTCAATTGAATTCTAATCGATGCATAGCATTTCTAACACAAACGAAAGGAATGCTTGCCGAGGAATTTCGAGATAAATTAGGGAACCGCTTGTATGGCTGTGATACGTGTCAGACTGTTTGTCCAGAAAATAAAGGAAAAGATTTTCATCTTCATCCTGAAATGGAGCCTGACCCTGAAGTTGCGAAGCCACTGTTGAAGCCGTTGCTCACGATCAGTAATCGTGATTTTAAAGAAACATATGGGCATGTTTCAGGATCATGGAGAGGGAAAAAGCCTATTCAGCGTAACGCTATTATTGCATTGGCTCATTTTAAAGATGAAACAGCGGTGCCAGATCTGTTGAACCTTTTGAAGGATGATCCACGTCCTGTTATTAGAGGAACAGCTGCGTGGGCGTTAGCGAAAATTGCCCCTGCTCATATTGAGGAGAAATTACAGGAAGCGACGGTAAGGGAGAAAGATGAGGAAGTATTGCTTGAATTGGAAAAGGCGTTAGCACGCTTGGAACAATAA